The Canis lupus dingo isolate Sandy chromosome 8, ASM325472v2, whole genome shotgun sequence genome has a segment encoding these proteins:
- the PIGH gene encoding phosphatidylinositol N-acetylglucosaminyltransferase subunit H isoform X1, with protein sequence MEDERSFSDICGGRLALQRRYYSPSCREFCLSCPRLSLRSLTAVTCAVWLAAYGLFTLCENSMILSAAIFITLLGLLGYLHFVKIDQETLLIIDSLGIQMTSSYASGKESTTFIEMSKVKDVVINEAIYMQKVIYYLCILLKDPVEPHGISQVVPVFQSAKPRLDCLIEVYRSCQEILAHQKATPASP encoded by the exons ATGGAGGACGAGCGGAGCTTCTCGGATATCTGCGGCGGCCGCCTGGCCCTGCAGCGCCGCTACTACTCCCCGTCCTGCCGGGAGTTCTGCCTCAGCTGCCCCCGGCTCTCGCTGCGCTCGCTCACCGCGGTCACCTGCGCCGTGTGGCTCGCGGCCTACGGACTCTTCACCCTCTGCGAG AACAGCATGATCCTCTCTGCTGCCATCTTCATCACCCTCTTAGGCCTGCTTGGTTATCTCCATTTTGTCAAGATTGATCAGGAGACATTATTAATCATTGATTCCCTTGGCATCCAGATGACTTCATCCTATGCCTCAGGCAAAGAAAGCACTACCTTCATAGAGATGAGCAAGGTGAAGGATGTGGTTATCAATGAGGCTATTTACATG CAGAAGGTGATTTACTACCTCTGCATTTTATTGAAGGATCCAGTGGAACCACATGGGATATCCCAAGTAGTACCCGTCTTCCAG AGTGCCAAGCCCCGCCTGGACTGCTTGATTGAAGTGTACAGGAGCTGCCAGGAGATCCTGGCACACCAGAAAGCCACACCAGCAAGTCCTTGA
- the PIGH gene encoding phosphatidylinositol N-acetylglucosaminyltransferase subunit H isoform X2, with protein MEDERSFSDICGGRLALQRRYYSPSCREFCLSCPRLSLRSLTAVTCAVWLAAYGLFTLCENSMILSAAIFITLLGLLGYLHFVKIDQETLLIIDSLGIQMTSSYASGKESTTFIEMSKVKDVVINEAIYMKVIYYLCILLKDPVEPHGISQVVPVFQSAKPRLDCLIEVYRSCQEILAHQKATPASP; from the exons ATGGAGGACGAGCGGAGCTTCTCGGATATCTGCGGCGGCCGCCTGGCCCTGCAGCGCCGCTACTACTCCCCGTCCTGCCGGGAGTTCTGCCTCAGCTGCCCCCGGCTCTCGCTGCGCTCGCTCACCGCGGTCACCTGCGCCGTGTGGCTCGCGGCCTACGGACTCTTCACCCTCTGCGAG AACAGCATGATCCTCTCTGCTGCCATCTTCATCACCCTCTTAGGCCTGCTTGGTTATCTCCATTTTGTCAAGATTGATCAGGAGACATTATTAATCATTGATTCCCTTGGCATCCAGATGACTTCATCCTATGCCTCAGGCAAAGAAAGCACTACCTTCATAGAGATGAGCAAGGTGAAGGATGTGGTTATCAATGAGGCTATTTACATG AAGGTGATTTACTACCTCTGCATTTTATTGAAGGATCCAGTGGAACCACATGGGATATCCCAAGTAGTACCCGTCTTCCAG AGTGCCAAGCCCCGCCTGGACTGCTTGATTGAAGTGTACAGGAGCTGCCAGGAGATCCTGGCACACCAGAAAGCCACACCAGCAAGTCCTTGA
- the PIGH gene encoding phosphatidylinositol N-acetylglucosaminyltransferase subunit H isoform X3, protein MEDERSFSDICGGRLALQRRYYSPSCREFCLSCPRLSLRSLTAVTCAVWLAAYGLFTLCENSMILSAAIFITLLGLLGYLHFVKIDQETLLIIDSLGIQMTSSYASGKESTTFIEMSKVKDVVINEAIYMDPVEPHGISQVVPVFQSAKPRLDCLIEVYRSCQEILAHQKATPASP, encoded by the exons ATGGAGGACGAGCGGAGCTTCTCGGATATCTGCGGCGGCCGCCTGGCCCTGCAGCGCCGCTACTACTCCCCGTCCTGCCGGGAGTTCTGCCTCAGCTGCCCCCGGCTCTCGCTGCGCTCGCTCACCGCGGTCACCTGCGCCGTGTGGCTCGCGGCCTACGGACTCTTCACCCTCTGCGAG AACAGCATGATCCTCTCTGCTGCCATCTTCATCACCCTCTTAGGCCTGCTTGGTTATCTCCATTTTGTCAAGATTGATCAGGAGACATTATTAATCATTGATTCCCTTGGCATCCAGATGACTTCATCCTATGCCTCAGGCAAAGAAAGCACTACCTTCATAGAGATGAGCAAGGTGAAGGATGTGGTTATCAATGAGGCTATTTACATG GATCCAGTGGAACCACATGGGATATCCCAAGTAGTACCCGTCTTCCAG AGTGCCAAGCCCCGCCTGGACTGCTTGATTGAAGTGTACAGGAGCTGCCAGGAGATCCTGGCACACCAGAAAGCCACACCAGCAAGTCCTTGA